From Miscanthus floridulus cultivar M001 chromosome 15, ASM1932011v1, whole genome shotgun sequence, the proteins below share one genomic window:
- the LOC136506477 gene encoding homeobox-leucine zipper protein HOX33-like encodes MAMVASRERRLSPGAAAAPQVDAGKYVRYTPEQVEALERVYSECPKPSSLRRQQLIRDCPILRNIEPKQIKVWFQNRRCREKQRKESSRLQTVNRKLSAMNKLLMEENDRLQKQVSRLVFDNGYMKNRLHSPSVATTDTSCESVVTSGQHNQQQNPAVLHPPQRDANNPAGLLAIAEETLAEFMSKATGTAVNWVQMVGMKPGPDSVGIIAVSHNCSGVAARACGLVSLEPTKVAEILKDRASWYRDCRHVDILHVIPTGNGGTIELIYMQTYALTTLAEPRDFWMLRYTSGLDDGSLVICERSLTQSTGGPSGPNTPNFIRAEVLPSGYLIRPCDGGGSMIYIVDHVDLNASSVPEVLRPLYECPKVLAQKMTAAALRHIRQIAHESSGEMPYCVGRQPAVLRTFSQRLSRGFNDAVSGFPDDGWSPLLSSDGAEDITITINSSPNKLIGSQVSPSPFFSAMGGGIMCAKASMLLQNVPPAILVRFLREHRSEWADPGVDAYSAASLRANSYAVPGLRAGGFMGNQVILPLARTLEHEECLEVIRLEGHGFSHEDVLMSRDMFLLQLCSGVDENAPGACAQLVFAPIDESFADDAPLLPSGFRVIPLDAKTDVPSATRTLDLASALEVGSGGLRALSDGSGTCTTRSVLTIAFQFSFENHLRESVAAMSRQYVRGVMASVQRVAMAIAPSRLGSHIQLKHPPGSPEALALATWIGRSYRAHTGTEIRWSVTEGADSPLMPFWKHSDAILCCSLKPAFTLKFANSAGFDILETTVVNIQDLPLEAVLDDDGQKALFAQLPKIMQQGLAYLPGGVCRSSMGRQASYEQAVAWKVVGDDGAPQCLALMLVNWTFI; translated from the exons atggcgatggtggcgagcAGGGAGAGGAGGCTCTccccgggcgccgccgccgcgccgcaggTGGACGCGGGCAAGTACGTGCGGTACACGCCGGAGCAGGTGGAGGCGCTGGAGCGCGTCTACAGCGAGTGCCCCAAGCCCAGCTCGCTGCGCCGGCAGCAGCTCATCCGGGACTGCCCCATCCTCCGCAACATCGAGCCCAAGCAGATCAAGGTCTGGTTCCAGAACCGCAG ATGCCGGGAGAAGCAGCGCAAGGAGTCCTCTCGTCTACAAACCGTGAACCGGAAGCTGAGTGCGATGAATAAGCTGTTGATGGAGGAGAATGACCGGCTGCAGAAGCAGGTGTCCCGTCTCGTCTTTGACAACGGGTATATGAAGAATCGACTCCACAGT CCTTCTGTAGCCACCACCGACACAAGCTGTGAGTCTGTGGTGACAAGTGGTCAGCACAACCAACAGCAAAACCCGGCAGTTCTGCATCCTCCTCAAAGGGATGCGAACAACCCAGCAGG TCTACTCGCTATTGCTGAGGAGACATTGGCAGAGTTCATGTCCAAGGCGACTGGAACTGCTGTCAACTGGGTGCAAATGGTTGGGATGAAG CCTGGTCCGGATTCCGTTGGAATCATCGCTGTTTCGCACAACTGCAGTGGCGTAGCAGCACGAGCTTGTGGCCTTGTGAGCCTTGAGCCCACAAAG GTTGCTGAGATCCTTAAGGATCGCGCATCGTGGTATCGCGATTGTCGGCATGTTGATATCCTCCATGTTATCCCTACGGGTAACGGTGGAACGATTGAGCTGATCTATATGCAG ACTTATGCCCTGACAACTCTGGCGGAACCGCGCGACTTTTGGATGCTCCGATACACTAGTGGTCTTGATGATGGCAGTCTTGTG ATCTGCGAAAGGTCATTGACTCAGTCCACTGGAGGTCCTTCTGGACCTAACACTCCAAATTTTATCAGAGCTGAGGTGCTTCCTAGTGGTTATCTGATTCGACCTTGTGATGGGGGAGGTTCCATGATTTACATTGTGGATCATGTTGATCTGAAT GCTTCTAGTGTGCCCGAGGTTCTTCGACCACTCTATGAATGTCCTAAGGTACTGGCACAGAAGATGACTGCTGCG GCATTGCGACACATTAGGCAAATTGCACATGAATCAAGTGGTGAAATGCCGTATTGTGTTGGTCGACAGCCGGCTGTTCTCAGAACTTTCAGTCAAAGGCTCAGCAG AGGCTTCAATGATGCTGTGAGTGGCTTTCCAGACGATGGCTGGTCTCCTTTGTTGAGCAGTGATGGTGCTGAGGATATTACAATTACAATCAACTCATCTCCAAACAAACTTATTGGATCTCAAGTCAGCCCTTCCCCATTCTTTTCTGCTATGGGGGGTGGCATCATGTGCGCAAAAGCATCAATGCTACTGCAG AATGTGCCACCTGCTATACTTGTGCGATTTTTGAGGGAGCATCGCTCTGAATGGGCTGATCCTGGTGTTGATGCTTATTCTGCTGCCTCTTTGAGGGCCAACTCTTATGCTGTTCCTGGTTTAAGGGCTGGTGGGTTTATGGGCAATCAGGTTATACTACCCCTTGCACGCACCTTGGAGCATGAAGAG TGCTTGGAGGTTATTAGGCTTGAAGGACATGGCTTTAGCCATGAGGATGTTCTTATGTCTCGGGATATGTTTCTTCTGCAG TTGTGCAGTGGCGTTGATGAGAATGCACCTGGTGCATGTGCACAGCTTGTCTTTGCTCCTATTGATGAATCTTTTGCTGACGATGCACCTTTGCTACCCTCAGGCTTCCGTGTGATACCGCTTGACGCTAAGACG GATGTGCCATCTGCCACACGTACACTCGACCTTGCTTCTGCACTGGAGGTTGGATCAGGTGGTCTGCGTGCTTTAAGCGATGGTTCAGGCACGTGCACCACGAGATCGGTCCTGACCATCGCCTTCCAGTTCTCGTTCGAGAATCACCTTCGTGAAAGCGTGGCAGCAATGTCCAGGCAGTATGTCAGGGGTGTGATGGCGTCTGTGCAGAGGGTGGCCATGGCGATTGCTCCATCTCGCCTTGGCTCGCATATCCAACTGAAGCATCCACCGGGCTCTCCCGAGGCACTTGCACTAGCTACATGGATTGGCAGGAGCTATAG GGCGCACACTGGAACGGAGATCCGCTGGTCGGTCACCGAAGGCGCGGACTCTCCCCTGATGCCTTTCTGGAAGCACAGCGACGCAATACTCTGCTGCTCTCTGAAG CCGGCTTTCACGCTCAAGTTTGCCAACAGCGCCGGCTTCGACATCCTGGAGACTACGGTGGTGAACATCCAGGACCTGCCACTGGAGGCGGTCCTTGACGACGACGGCCAGAAGGCCCTGTTCGCGCAGCTCCCCAAGATCATGCAGCAG GGCCTGGCATACCTTCCTGGTGGCGTGTGCAGGTCGAGCATGGGGCGGCAGGCGTCGTACGAGCAGGCGGTGGCGTGGAAGGTGGTGGGCGATGACGGCGCCCCGCAGTGCCTGGCGCTCATGCTCGTCAACTGGACCTTCATCTGA
- the LOC136509092 gene encoding uncharacterized protein isoform X2, with the protein MAMLALSSRPLSSSSAAFLRSKPPTPHLHRLLLPKPLSSASPLTPLTPLADPTPAPDADPTPLFLRPASHQVPPAALAAFRRRASALVPPSAPHLHRHLRWLLADASAAASDDGPALLRAPLEDLEALWVRHVRERTPFQYVVGNEHWRDLVVAVAEGVLIPRPETEAVVDMVRAVEGFADGWWADLGTGSGAIAVAVARELGAGGKVFATDVSEVAIGVARLNVRRIKLK; encoded by the exons atggccatgctcgcCCTCTCCTCCCGccccctgtcctcctcctccgccgccttcCTCCGCTCGAAGCCTCCCACGCcccacctccaccgcctcctcctccccaAACCCCTCTCCTCCGCCTCCCCACTCACGCCGCTGACTCCCCTTGCCGACCCCACCCCAGCGCCGGACGCGGACCCCACCCCGCTCTTCCTCCGCCCAGCGTCCCACCAGGTCCCGCCCGCCGCCCTCGCCGCGTTCCGCCGCCGCGCGTCCGCGCTCGTCCCGCCCTCCGCGCcgcacctccaccgccacctccgcTGGCTCCTCGCcgacgccagcgccgccgcctccgatGACGGCCCAGCGCTCCTCCGCGCGCCGCTCGAGGACCTCGAGGCCCTGTGGGTGCGCCACGTCCGGGAGCGCACGCCGTTCCAGTACGTGGTCGGGAACGAGCACTGGCGGGACCTGGTGGTCGCCGTCGCGGAGGGCGTCCTCATCCCACGCCCCGAGACGGAGGCCGTCGTCGACATGGTGCGCGCCGTCGAGGGCTTCGCCGACGGGTGGTGGGCCGACCTCGGCACCGGGAGTGGCGCCATCGCCGTGGCTGTGGCGAGGGAGCTCGGTGCCGGAGGAAAGGTGTTCGCCACGGATGTCAGCGAGGTGGCCATCGGCGTCGCCAGGCTCAACGTCCGGAG GATAAAGTTGAAATAA
- the LOC136509092 gene encoding uncharacterized protein isoform X1, whose translation MAMLALSSRPLSSSSAAFLRSKPPTPHLHRLLLPKPLSSASPLTPLTPLADPTPAPDADPTPLFLRPASHQVPPAALAAFRRRASALVPPSAPHLHRHLRWLLADASAAASDDGPALLRAPLEDLEALWVRHVRERTPFQYVVGNEHWRDLVVAVAEGVLIPRPETEAVVDMVRAVEGFADGWWADLGTGSGAIAVAVARELGAGGKVFATDVSEVAIGVARLNVRRYGVQDKVEIRHGSWFEPLEDLKGKLMGVISNPPYIPTDDLPGLQPEVGWHEPKLALDGGKDGLEHLLHLCEGLFSVLKPGGFFVFERDVTFKYLCASI comes from the exons atggccatgctcgcCCTCTCCTCCCGccccctgtcctcctcctccgccgccttcCTCCGCTCGAAGCCTCCCACGCcccacctccaccgcctcctcctccccaAACCCCTCTCCTCCGCCTCCCCACTCACGCCGCTGACTCCCCTTGCCGACCCCACCCCAGCGCCGGACGCGGACCCCACCCCGCTCTTCCTCCGCCCAGCGTCCCACCAGGTCCCGCCCGCCGCCCTCGCCGCGTTCCGCCGCCGCGCGTCCGCGCTCGTCCCGCCCTCCGCGCcgcacctccaccgccacctccgcTGGCTCCTCGCcgacgccagcgccgccgcctccgatGACGGCCCAGCGCTCCTCCGCGCGCCGCTCGAGGACCTCGAGGCCCTGTGGGTGCGCCACGTCCGGGAGCGCACGCCGTTCCAGTACGTGGTCGGGAACGAGCACTGGCGGGACCTGGTGGTCGCCGTCGCGGAGGGCGTCCTCATCCCACGCCCCGAGACGGAGGCCGTCGTCGACATGGTGCGCGCCGTCGAGGGCTTCGCCGACGGGTGGTGGGCCGACCTCGGCACCGGGAGTGGCGCCATCGCCGTGGCTGTGGCGAGGGAGCTCGGTGCCGGAGGAAAGGTGTTCGCCACGGATGTCAGCGAGGTGGCCATCGGCGTCGCCAGGCTCAACGTCCGGAGGTACGGGGTGCAG GATAAAGTTGAAATAAGGCATGGCTCATGGTTTGAACCTCTGGAAGATTTGAAAGGAAAACTGATGGGTGTGATTAGTAACCCTCCATACATACCAACCGATGACCTACCTGGTCTGCAACCTGAGGTTGGTTGGCATGAACCAAAGTTGGCACTTGACGGTGGCAAGGATGGCCTTGAGCATCTGCTCCACCTCTGTGAAGGGTTATTCTCAGTTCTCAAACCTGGGGGTTTCTTTGTTTTTGAG AGGGATGTGACATTCAAATACCTTTGTGCATCTATTTGA